The region TATCAACGATAACATAATCAAATTGTTCTTGATTGTAAAACATTCTGTCATAGAAAACAATTGGCACACCCATTTTGTAGAAATTATTATAGAGTTTTAAATTACTTTTACCGTTTTTTTCTGTTATTGGAGAAGATAAAATACCGTCTACTCCTTGACTAACCATCCAATTTAAATATGTTTTCTCTTTATCCGCGCTTTCATCAACAGAGCTGAGTAGAATTTTATACTCCCTAGGAAATAATACATCTTCAACACCTTTTAGAAAATCTAAAAAGAAAGGGTTTCTTATATCAAAAGCTATTATTCCAATAATTTTTGATTTCGAATTTTTCAAACTTTGGGCAGATAAATTCTTCATATACCCCATTTCCTCCGCAGTTTCTAGAACTTTTTTCCGCAACTCTTCACTTGCACCCGGTTTTCCCGATAAGGCTCTAGATACGGTTGAAGGAGATATATTTAATACTTTAGCTATATCTTTAATGGTCGGCCTATCCATTAAGTTTCCTCCTTAGCATTTTTTAAGCAATCGTTTGCGTTTCATTATCAACATTATACATTACTAAAAAATAAAAACAAAATTAACTCTAGAGCAGGAAAATGAATTTATTTTAATTTAATTTAACTTAATTGCCAATAACTATGTTTTTTGGATTAAATTGAATTATTTATTTGAAATAAAATAAAAACTTCTTGTAAGATAAATTTTCAGTGAAGAAAATAGTCAAATGAGTATCTAGGAAGAGAATCTCTGCTAAAAGAACACTCATTTTTGAATAAGTAAGAAAAATAGAAGATGAGACAACTTAAAATAAGCATTTTCTCTGTTCTAAATGCCTAACTAAATAATTACTATATTCACATATAATACAGTTTAACCTTTAACGGATCCTGCCAATATTCCTTTAACGAAGTATTTCTGCAAAGACAGGAAAACAATTAGTGGAACTACCATTGAGATAAACGCTGCAGCAGTCAAAAGATGCCAATTTTGACCATAAGAACCAACCATATTAGCCAAAACAACAGTAAGTGGAGCAACGTCTTTTGTTCCCCCTAAATATATTAAAGCAACAAGAAGATCATTCCATACCCATAGAAATTGAAATATCACTAGTGAGGCAATTGCTGGTACAGATAATGGTAATGCCAATTTATAAAAAGATGTCCACAGAGAAGCCCCATCTATACGCGCTGAATCAAAAAGATCATTTGGTAAAGATACGAAAAAATTGTGCAACATAAAAATAGCAAATGGCAAACCATATGCTGTATGTGCGAACCACAATCCCACAAAAGTCCCGGACAACTTTAATTTGTTATACAATCTCAAAATAGGTATAAAAGTTAATTGTAAAGGAACCACTAAAAGTCCAACTATGAGTGAATAGATCAAACTTTTACCTTTAAACTCTATTTTAGCTAATCCAAAAGCTGCAAAAGCTCCTATTATTACTGGTAATAATGTTCCAAATATTGTAATCATAAAACTGTTTTTGAAAGCTGTTCCCAACCCAGCTTTTGTTATCACTTCTTTATAATTATTCAAAGTGAATTGTGTAAACTTTAAGGGACTGTTGAAAACAGTCCACCAACCAGTTTTTGATACTTCCTGAGCGGGCCTAAAGGAGGTTATTAATAATCCAAGTGTCGGCAAAATCCATATTAACATCATAAAAATGATAAAAATATGCAGTAAAATTCTTGCCACCTTTATCTTTTTTTTAGCCTTCATCAGCTTTTTTCTCCCTTCATTCTTCTTAAATTAATTATTATAACTGGTAGTATCAGTAAGAACAAAACTACCGCAATAGCACTTGCTCTTCCATAATTTCTGTACTGAAACATCTCTTTGTACATTCGATTTGCTATAACTTCAGTGCCGTAATTACCATTTGTCATTACATACACAATATCGAAAATCTTCAACACATTTACAATCATAGTGGTTGCAACCACAGCTATTGTGGACTTCATGTAAGGCAATATTATATAAATAAATACTTGCCATTCATTTGCCCCATCTACTCTTCCAGCATCTAACAATTCTTCCGGTATTCCCTTATATGCTGCGGAAAGAATAACCATACAAAAACCTGTCCATATCCATATTCCTACAAATATCAAGGCAAAATTGTTTAGCCATGGTCCTTGAATGAGCCAAGCTTTGGGTTCTCCTCCAAATAGAACTACTATTTGATTTAACAAACCAATTTGATTGACGCCTAAAGGCTTATAATCATAAACAAACTTCCAAATAACTCCTGCACCTACAAAAGAAATTGCCATAGGCATAAAAATAACAGTTTTAGAAAATTTCTCATATTTGACTCTATCTGCTAAAACAGCCAATATTAATCCTATACCAACGGTACCCAAAGTAAAAAAATCACCCATAAAAGATTATTCCTAAATGCGGTCAACATCGTATTTTTTTCAATATTATTTACCTCCTTCGATTTATTTTGCTTGTTACGAATTAACAGTTTTCTTAGAAACCGTAATATTTTTGTTGGAGGTTTTGGTGTTAATAAATTTTTGAAAGTCTAATAATGAAAATACTTTTATTAGGAAAGTTTAATTAAGGAGTGATTAAATAAGGAGAAATTGTTTTTATAATAAATATTTCTAAATTATTTTTAATTTCACCTCAATTTAATCTAGAATGAAAGTTAACTAATAAGAAAAAAACTATAATTAATTTTTAAATAATCTGAGAAAATAAAGGGTAATTAATATATTTGAAAAAACGAAGAATTTAATATTAAAGATACATTATAAATTAAGAAGGCGCCTTAAAATTATTATAGAGACGCACAACGCGTACATCTTCTCTATTATACCTAACAGTAATTATTAGTTGTAGAGACGTGCTACATGCGCGTCTCGTTTTTTTGTTTTAACCACCATTAATTATTAGTTGTAGAGACGTGCAACGCATACATTTGCTCTATTTATACCCACCATTAATTATTAGTTGTAGAGACGTGCTACACGCGCGTCTCATCTGTCTTAAATAATGATCAAATTCAGGAGACGCCCATATAGGGCGTCTCTACATTTGATTTAACCAACGTTTAAATCAATTATTGATTGGTAAATATAAAATTAATGCTATAAATTTGACAACAATTTATTATAACAATTGTTAATTATTAATCGTAGAGACGCGCTACACGCACGTCTCTTGGTTTTCCGTTCCTCATAGGTAGGATAAGAACCAGCGTCGTTGAAGAAAGGACTAGCTGATGCCATGTTTCCATTCCTCATAGGTAGGATAAGAACCGACTAATAAGTTACTCCGAGCTTTTATTTAAAAAAGTTTCCATTCCTCATAGGTAGGATAAGAACAGGAATTGAAACAAATTCGGGCTTTGCAACAACTTCTCGTTTCCATTCCTCATAGGTAGGATAAGAACGAGCAATTAAAGGTAACTTCTTTGAAGTCTAGGTTCGTTTCCATTCCTCATAGGTAGGATAAGAACTGGGAGGAAAGCTATGGAACATACAAGAAAGCTAAGTTTCCATTCCTCATAGGTAGGATAAGAACGCAATCTGGGTTCTTAGATATATTAGTACCCAGGGCATGTTTCCATTCCTCATAGGTAGGATAAGAACGAAAAATTATTGATGAAGAAAGTTTTGAATACGAAAAATTTGTTTCCATTCCTCATAGGTAGGATAAGAACATTTTTACATTGTAAATTTTCCGTTTAATGATCAATTGTTTCCATTCCTCATAGGTAGGATAAGAACGAACAAAAAGAAACAAAAGAAGTAAAAGGAGTAATAACGTAGTTTCCATTCCTCATAGGTAGGATAAGAACTGGAACGAGCAACTTCAAGAAAGTTGGAAAAAATTACCTAAAGTTTCCATTCCTCATAGGTAGGATAAGAACGCGACAAAAGGCAAGAATTAGTAGAAACTGAATTTAAATTGTTTCCATTCCTCATAGGTAGGATAAGAACGGATGCTATTTCAAAATCAGGTGCAGTAGGTTTGATGGTTTCCATTCCTCATAGGTAGGATAAGAACGCGACAAAATGCAAGAATTAGTAGAAACTGAATTTAAATTGTTGCCATTCCTCATAGGTAGGATAAGAACAGATGCTATTTCAAAATCATGTGCATTAGGTTTGATGGTTTCCATTCCTCATAGGTAGGATAAGAACAATTCATTTGTTTAGGCGAAGTTTTTCTAATTGTTTAGTTTCCATTCCTCATAGGTAGGATAAGAACCAGACAAAGATGGTTTCAAAGTTGTAGTAGAATACATGTTTCCATTCCTCATAGGTAGGATAAGAACTTTATAATCATCGGGTTGAAGTTGTGGATCTCAAGTTTGTTTCCATTCCTCATAGGTAGGATAAGAACGGGACAATATAGCATGGCTTGTAGAACTATTGAGAAAGTTTCCATTCCTCATAGGTAGGATAAGAACGAAACCTAGAACTGTCTACATTAGAAACTATAGGAAAATAGTTTCCATTCCTCATAGGTAGGATAAGAACACATAAAACACTTGACAAATATAATATATTATATTAGTTTCCATTCCTCATAGGTAGGATAAGAACGCAAACAAGGTAATCATACAGGCAAGGGTAGTGAAACGTTTCCATTCCTCATAGGTAGGATAAGAACATAATCTTTTGGAATACAATCAAAGTTTGATAGAGGTTTCCATTCCTCATAGGTAGGATAAGAACAAAAGATAGTAGATGATTTAGGAGGAGGTAAACAGAGTTTCCATTCCTCATAGGTAGGATAAGAACAAAGAAAACTGACAAAAGAATTGATAAAAGAAGCGTAGTTTCCATTCCTCATAGGTAGGATAAGAACGGGAAATAGCTCCCCTCTTTTTTGTACGAATATGTTGTTTCCATTCCTCATAGGTAGGATAAGAACTATTATGGATATAGAACATCCTGATATTCTTATAATGTTTCCATTCCTCATAGGTAGGATAAGAACCATTTTCAACTGATACCGAAGAATTATTTATTGGAAAGTTTCCATTCCTCATAGGTAGGATAAGAACATATTTTAGCTTTGTGTATTTGTCTGTTATGCTTTCTGTTTCCATTCCTCATAGGTAGGATAAGAACCTGTCATTTCAGTCACAAACTTTTGCATATCTTCCTTGTTTCCATTCCTCATAGGTAGGATAAGAACTTAGATAAGAATTATATAGTTAGAGCTGGCAATACAAGAGTGTTTCCATTCCTCATAGGTAGGATAAGAACTTATATTGCTATGGGAGGATTTTTGACAGATGGGAGTTTCCATTCCTCATAGGTAGGATAAGAACCAAAGTCATATCCAAATTGATTAGATATATTTGTAGTTTCCATTCCTCATAGGTAGGATAAGAACCCTCATAATCCAACTCTGTTTTTGCACCTTTAACTTGTTTCCATTCCTCATAGGTAGGATAAGAACTTGGTCTCCCTCGCAAATCTATTGCCATTGACCATAAGTTTCCATTCCTCATAGGTAGGATAAGAACAAATATAGTTTAACATTTTTTCACTCCAACCGCTAAAGTTTCCATTCCTCATAGGTAGGATAAGAACCAAAGCATACGCAAACTCGAATTTTGATATCTTTTGTTTCCATTCCTCATAGGTAGGATAAGAACCAATTATAGTCAGAAATTATATATTAGATTAGGAGGTTTCCATTCCTCATAGGTAGGATAAGAACTTGGATTTAGATGAGCCAGAAAGCATATATGAAGAATTGTGTTTCCATTCCTCATAGGTAGGATAAGAACGATTGTTGCAGATAAAAACTCATCAGGATTGCTTACGTTTCCATTCCTCATAGGTAGGATAAGAACGAAAATATAACCCGTCACTTAGAGTTACAACGTGGGTTTCCATTCCTCATAGGTAGGATAAGAACATAGAAGATTTTAAGAAAGTGATTGATAATAGAGTCGAGTTTCCATTCCTCATAGGTAGGATAAGAACGGAGTACCACCTGAAATTATGGGGATTGTCGAAAATTCGTTTCCATTCCTCATAGGTAGGATAAGAACTTATACCAGAAAACATTCGAAAAAAATTTAAAAGAGTTTCCATTCCTCATAGGTAGGATAAGAACTTAAACTGGAAGGGTTAACCCCCTTCCATTATAAAAAAGTTTCCATTCCTCATAGGTAGGATAAGAACGGTATGATATAAGCTATTTTGTGAAGAAAATTACCGTAAAGTTTCCATTCCTCATAGGTAGGATAAGAACCAAGGTGTTTCCGAAGAATTTCGGAAAGATATGGGAGGTTTCCATTCCTCATAGGTAGGATAAGAACTAAACCCTGTGAAAGATTTACACATAAAGATAAAGGGGTTTCCATTCCTCATAGGTAGGATAAGAACTGGTATTTTATAAATCAAATGCGATACGCATATTATTATTATGTTTCCATTCCTCATAGGTAGGATAAGAACTGAGGAAGGAAGCATATATTGGGGAAAGATGAGCCAGTTTCCATTCCTCATAGGTAGGATAAGAACAAAACATATAAAATATGATATAATCTGTAATAGAAAAGTTTCCATTCCTCATAGGTAGGATAAGAACCCACGTATCCATGTATAGACGATTAAATGAAACAAGTTTCCATTCCTCATAGGTAGGATAAGAACCCATAGGACTACTATTAATACTATAGCATAAAAATAAGGTGATGTCAAGCTTTTCTATTAAATTCAGGTAAAAATGAACTCAAAATTATAGTTAATCATTCTTGTGACGAAAAGAACAAGTCTGTCGACCCCCCGGGTTTTTTAGCTTATTGGAGGTCGACAGACATAGAAATAGGAAGAAGTAAGAAAAAGTATAAAAGTTGTCTATATAACTGTG is a window of Defluviitoga tunisiensis DNA encoding:
- a CDS encoding carbohydrate ABC transporter permease — translated: MKAKKKIKVARILLHIFIIFMMLIWILPTLGLLITSFRPAQEVSKTGWWTVFNSPLKFTQFTLNNYKEVITKAGLGTAFKNSFMITIFGTLLPVIIGAFAAFGLAKIEFKGKSLIYSLIVGLLVVPLQLTFIPILRLYNKLKLSGTFVGLWFAHTAYGLPFAIFMLHNFFVSLPNDLFDSARIDGASLWTSFYKLALPLSVPAIASLVIFQFLWVWNDLLVALIYLGGTKDVAPLTVVLANMVGSYGQNWHLLTAAAFISMVVPLIVFLSLQKYFVKGILAGSVKG